A single Pseudobdellovibrionaceae bacterium DNA region contains:
- a CDS encoding PilZ domain-containing protein → MPRMSSLWSLYNLVERHRIDDLPLSHLLIVIPTIPPARIGDWVAWRPGAKDWQPLHTFPELEQTLATLQHVYEATGSFPMQRPDEKPLFADTVQRHQERTFADYFDESNMGLDEGVDAEDSNDELELELDDRPQRDRRRARRFKKDWVVEVRIGRNQFVSHTSDISLKGMRIRDSLPDWVPLQFQAIIMNNGHALTILCSRIQRTKSQVRIEAVSTPNILKQWLMKG, encoded by the coding sequence ATGCCTCGCATGAGCTCCCTTTGGAGTCTTTACAACCTGGTTGAGAGGCATCGAATTGATGACCTCCCCCTCAGCCACCTCCTCATCGTCATCCCCACCATTCCTCCGGCTCGAATTGGGGATTGGGTTGCATGGAGACCCGGGGCAAAGGATTGGCAGCCCCTTCATACCTTTCCTGAGCTTGAACAGACTCTGGCGACTCTACAGCACGTCTATGAGGCGACTGGTTCATTTCCCATGCAGCGCCCGGACGAGAAGCCCCTATTTGCAGACACCGTCCAGCGCCACCAGGAACGAACCTTTGCCGACTACTTCGATGAGTCTAACATGGGACTGGATGAGGGCGTTGACGCTGAGGATAGCAATGACGAGCTTGAGCTCGAATTGGACGATCGCCCCCAGCGTGACCGGCGACGGGCCCGCCGATTCAAGAAGGATTGGGTGGTGGAGGTGCGCATCGGCAGGAATCAATTTGTCTCCCACACCTCCGATATTTCCCTAAAGGGTATGAGAATCCGAGACTCCCTTCCCGACTGGGTTCCCCTGCAGTTCCAGGCGATCATCATGAACAATGGCCACGCCTTGACCATTCTTTGCAGCCGTATTCAGCGCACCAAAAGCCAGGTGCGAATTGAGGCCGTCAGCACGCCCAACATCCTCAAGCAATGGCTCATGAAGGGCTAA
- a CDS encoding fumarylacetoacetate hydrolase family protein, giving the protein MKLASLKSAKSRDGELIVVSRDNKMAVKADSVAPSLREAIEKWSEAKPKLEALYQALNSGDANGAFEIKEEDLHSAMPRAFQWADGSAFIHHVKLVRKARNAPLPETLLTTPLMYQGGGDSFLAPREDIPQVDFGHGTDFEGEVAVVVGDVPMGITPEKALDHIILFVTVNDVSLRGLIPEELAQGFGFFQSKPSSALSPFAVTADELGDAWKEGRIHLPLLVEYNGEFFGNADAGQMHFHFGDLIAHAARTRDLAAGTVIGSGTVSNEDMARGSSCLAEKRMLEKIHEGTIKTPFMKEGDTIRIEMKDKNGNNIFGTIFQKVVKREI; this is encoded by the coding sequence ATGAAATTGGCGAGTCTCAAGAGTGCGAAGTCCCGTGATGGAGAATTGATTGTTGTCAGCAGGGATAACAAGATGGCCGTAAAGGCCGACAGCGTGGCTCCAAGCCTCCGGGAGGCCATTGAGAAATGGAGTGAGGCCAAGCCCAAGCTTGAGGCTCTTTACCAGGCTCTGAACTCCGGGGACGCCAATGGCGCATTTGAGATTAAGGAAGAAGACCTTCACTCAGCTATGCCAAGGGCCTTTCAGTGGGCCGATGGCTCGGCGTTTATTCATCATGTGAAGCTGGTGCGCAAGGCGAGAAATGCCCCCCTTCCAGAGACTCTTTTGACCACGCCACTCATGTATCAGGGGGGGGGCGATTCATTTTTGGCGCCCAGAGAGGACATCCCTCAGGTGGATTTTGGTCATGGGACTGACTTTGAGGGAGAGGTTGCCGTCGTCGTTGGTGACGTGCCGATGGGGATTACTCCGGAAAAGGCTTTGGACCACATTATTCTGTTTGTGACTGTAAATGACGTCTCCCTGCGCGGCCTCATTCCTGAAGAGCTCGCTCAAGGGTTTGGATTTTTTCAAAGTAAGCCCTCATCGGCTCTTTCACCATTTGCTGTTACAGCGGATGAATTGGGAGATGCCTGGAAGGAAGGGCGCATTCATTTGCCCCTGCTAGTGGAATACAATGGTGAGTTTTTTGGCAATGCCGATGCTGGACAGATGCACTTTCACTTTGGAGATCTCATTGCCCACGCCGCCCGAACAAGAGATTTGGCTGCGGGAACCGTAATCGGTAGTGGAACGGTTTCCAATGAGGATATGGCTCGCGGGTCCAGCTGTCTGGCAGAAAAGAGGATGCTTGAGAAAATTCACGAAGGGACCATCAAAACTCCCTTTATGAAAGAGGGAGACACTATCCGTATCGAGATGAAGGACAAAAATGGAAATAACATTTTTGGAACCATCTTCCAGAAAGTCGTAAAGCGAGAAATATAG
- the maiA gene encoding maleylacetoacetate isomerase, with amino-acid sequence MGDFKLYSYYRSSCSYRVRIALNLKGIVYEYIPLHLVNEGGEQHLPAYRTINPKREVPTLVHGPFTLSQSMAIIEYLDQFKPSPQLFPKDKQKRALVTQFCEIINSGIQPIQNLSVLQELKSRFAASEADIQTWCADWIFRGFEGIEAMLRDHAGSHCFGGTITAADLFLVPQVYNAQRFKVDLSTFPIIDRVSKNAMAIDSFQLAEPSRQIDAPRT; translated from the coding sequence TTGGGCGATTTTAAACTCTACAGCTATTATCGAAGTTCCTGTTCCTATCGAGTGCGCATCGCTTTAAATCTCAAAGGGATTGTCTATGAGTACATTCCCCTGCACCTGGTAAACGAAGGCGGTGAGCAGCACCTTCCGGCCTATAGGACCATCAATCCCAAAAGAGAGGTGCCCACTCTCGTTCATGGCCCCTTCACACTCTCCCAATCCATGGCCATCATTGAGTACCTGGATCAGTTTAAGCCCTCTCCCCAGCTCTTTCCTAAGGACAAGCAGAAGAGGGCACTGGTCACTCAGTTCTGCGAAATCATTAACAGTGGCATCCAGCCCATTCAGAACCTCAGCGTATTGCAGGAATTGAAGTCCCGTTTTGCGGCGTCAGAAGCGGACATACAAACCTGGTGTGCCGATTGGATCTTCCGCGGCTTTGAAGGTATTGAGGCCATGTTAAGGGATCATGCCGGATCCCACTGCTTTGGAGGTACAATCACCGCCGCAGACCTTTTCCTCGTGCCCCAGGTCTACAACGCCCAACGCTTTAAGGTCGACCTCTCTACATTTCCCATTATTGATCGCGTTTCCAAAAATGCGATGGCTATTGATTCT